CCGACGCTGCCGAAGTCGTGGGCGAAGCTCGGGTACGCGGCGGTGGGCGTTGCGCCACGTGGCAAGCTGCGCTCGAACGGCCAGTTCAACCCGGGCTACCCTGGCTTGCTGCTCGAGAACAGCATGGATCGGAACACCTACAGCTACCGGGGCTTCTACGTGGACGCCGTGCGGGCGCTGGACTTCGTCAAGACCCGCCCGGAGGTGGACGCCGAGCGGATCGGCGTGCACGGATCGAGCCAGGGCGGCGCGCTGACCATCGTCGTGTCGGCGCTGCGGGCCGGCGAGATCGCGGCGGCAGCGGCGGGCGCGCCGTACCTCTGCTGCATCATGGAGAGCGCCAGGCTCTCGCACACGTACCCGTATGAGGAGATCAACGAGTACCTCCGGCTGTACCCCGAGCGCGAAGCGGCCATGACCGAGACGATGGCGTACTTCGACTGCGTCAACCTCGCGCCGCTGGTGACCTGCCCGACGATGGTCTACATCGGGCAGGTGGATGACTGCGTCCCGCCCGA
The genomic region above belongs to Chloroflexota bacterium and contains:
- a CDS encoding acetylxylan esterase, translating into MPRPRPAPDTYKTGLIRPPDFDQFWQGVLADAAEIPLNPSMEPVPHRSTDEVEVFEIGYDSLDGVRIAGWYCRPRETYLTGPYPGLLLVPGYISEPTLPKSWAKLGYAAVGVAPRGKLRSNGQFNPGYPGLLLENSMDRNTYSYRGFYVDAVRALDFVKTRPEVDAERIGVHGSSQGGALTIVVSALRAGEIAAAAAGAPYLCCIMESARLSHTYPYEEINEYLRLYPEREAAMTETMAYFDCVNLAPLVTCPTMVYIGQVDDCVPPETGYALRDALTCPVEFHASDDCAHDAGVYWKMSRVTSFLAEHLQPASTGRRAEQTVG